One Urechidicola croceus genomic window, CCCAGTAGCTATTACTGCATCAAAGTTTGATAATTCTTTATCAGTGAAAGTAATTTTACCCTTAAAACTTGGTTCAACATATTCTAAATATTTGGCAATTAAGGGTAGAAAATGCTTGTCATTTGAAGATAGTTTAGCAATGATATTATTTCCTGTTATTAGCACAGATAAAAAGTCATGAAATCCAACTAATGGAATATTTCCAGCCATAATTACAGCAATAGTTTTTGGCTCACCATCGGTAATATTATAATGAGATATCCACTTTTCTAAATTTTCTTTTGTTAGACTTTTACCCCAATTTTCTAGTGAAAACAAGACATTTTCATCATTAAACCACCCGTTGTATTCCTTTGCTCGCTTAATTTGAGTTTTAAAAATATCAAAGAAAATATCATTGTGTAAAATATTCTCTACCTTTTTTGTAGACTTTTCAGAAAATTGGCATAAAAATTGCCCTAAATTTACAAATGCGGATAATCGTTTGTCTAATGACATATTTTAAAACTTTTACTGTATTTTTGTAGCAAATTTAATGTAAAAAAAGAAATGGCAATAATAATAACAGATGAATGTATCAATTGTGGGGCTTGTGAACCAGAATGTCCAAATAACGCTATCTATGAAGGTGCAGAAGATTGGACATATGCTGAGGGAACAGAACTAACAGGAAACGTAGTTTTGCCAAATGGTAATGAGGTAAATGCCGATGAGGCACAAGAACCAGTTGATGATGAAGTGTATTTTATAGTACCTGATAAATGTACTGAGTGTTTAGGATTTCATGAAGAACCACAATGTGCGGCAGTTTGCCCAGTAGATTGTTGTGTTCCAGATGAAGATCACGTAGAAACAGAAGATGAATTATTGGCTAAAAAAGCTTTTATGCACGATGAATAAAATAGTTATGTAGTCCTTCAGACTACCGCTGAACTTTAAAAATCTCAAAACTTATGTTTTGAGATTTTTTTTTATATTTATAAAAAATTGCTAGGTATTTTTTAATTCTAAAGAAATACTTTAATCAAAAATAGATAAAATAAAAAAAGCGATTCGATAAGAACCGCTTTAAATGTTTTCACAACGGAATAATCCTTATTGTGAATTGCTTTCAAAATTGTGTAACAAATATATACAAAAATATTTTATACGCAATTTTTATATATATATACAAAAAAAATAATAAATATGAAGAGAATTTTAGGATTGGATTTAGGGACTGCTTCAATTGGATGGGCTTTAGTAAATGAATCAGAAAATGAAAAAGAAAAATCTGAAATAATTAAATTAGGTGTTAGAGTTAACCCATTAACTACAGATGAACAAACCGATTTTGAAAAAGGAAGACCGTTATCGGTAAATGCAGATAGAACATTAAAACGTGGAGCAAGAAGAAATTTACAACGCTTTAAACAACGAAGAAAAAATCTAATTGAGATTCTTATTAAAAAAGGTTTCATCACTAATATATCATTGTTAACTGAGATTGGAAGTAATACAACTTATCAAACATTAGAATTAAGGGCAAAATCTGTAAAAGAAAAGATAGAGAAAGAAGAATTTGCAAGAGTTTTATTAACCATTAATAAAAAAAGAGGTTATAAAAGTAGTAGAAAGGCTAAAAACGATGAAGAAGGAAGTTTAATAGATGGGATGTCTGTTGCTAAAGAGTTATATGATAATAATCTTACTGTAGGGCAATATGTGTATCAATTATTAGAAAAAGGAGGGAAGTATATTCCAGATTTTTATCGTTCAGATTTACAAAATGAGTTTGATGTAATTTGGAACTTTCAAAAAGAATTTTATCCAAATATTTTAACAGGTGAATTGTATAAAAAACTTCAAGGTCAAGGACAGCAAAATAGTAGAAAGTTATTTTTAGCAATTCATCAAATTTATACAGCAGAAAATAAAGGAAAACGAGACACTGTAAAAAAACAACATTATAAATGGAGAAATGACGCTATTAATACACAGTTACTAATTGAAGAAGTTGCTTATGTTTTAGTAGAAATTAATAATAATCTAAATAAATCAAGTGGTTATTTAGGAGCAATTAGCGATAGAAGTAAAGAACTATATTTTAATAAAGAAACTGTTGGTGAAAATTTATATAAACAAATTCAAGAAAACCCACAAACAAGTTTAAAAAACCAAGTGTTTTATAGGCAGGATTATTTAGATGAATTTGAACAAATATGGGAAACTCAAGCCAAATTTTATTCAGAATTAACAAAAGAATTAAAAGAAGAAGTAAGAGATGTTGTAATTTTTTATCAACGTAAATTAAAATCACAAAAACATTTAATTTCTGAATGTGAGTTTGAAAAGCATCATAAAGCAATACCAAAATCGTCTCCATTATTTCAAGAATTTAAAATTTGGCAAATTTTAAATAATATAGAGTTTAAACATAAAAAAACAAAAGAACTTAAAATACTAAGTGAAGAACTAAAAGAAACTCTTTTCGAAGAATTAAACATTAGAGGAAATTTTACTTCAGATGCAGTATTGAAATTTGTAAAATTAGATAAAAAAGAATGGGAACTAAATTACAAAAAAGGTATTGAAGGTAATCGTACAAATGAGGTTTTATACAATGTATATCAAAAAATTGCAGAATATGAAGGTTATGGTTTTGATTGGTCAAAAAAATCAGCAGTAGAAATAAAAGAAGAATTAAATACAATTTTTTCCGAAATAGGAATCAACTCTAAAATTTTAGATTTTAATCCTGAAATAAGTGGAAATGATTTTGATAAGCAAGAAAGTTATCAATTATGGCATTTACTATATTCCGCAGAAGAAGATGGATTTTTGAAGCAGAAATTACAAGATAAATATGGTTTCAAATCAGAATATGCCAATATGTTGGCTAACGTTTCTTTTCAATCGGATTATGGAAGTTTAAGTGCAAGAGCTATTAAAAAGATACTTCCTAATTTAATTGCAGGACATGAATTTTCGGAAGCTTGTAGTTTGTCAGGATATAATCATTCTAATTCATTAACCAAAGAAGAATTAGCAAATAGACCATTAAAAGGTAAGTTAGAATTACTTAAAAAGAATAGTCTAAGAAATCCTGTTGTTGAAAAGATTTTAAATCAAATGGTTAATTTGGTTAATCAAGTAATTGAATCCTATGGAGAAATAGATGAAGTACGAATTGAATTAGCTCGTGAATTAAAAAAATCTGCACAAGAACGTGCATTAATGACTACGAATATCAATGCTTCTAAAACTAAATATGAAAGTTTTAGGAAGTTACTTCAAAAAGATTTTGGTATTAAAAATCCAACTCGTAATGACATTATTAAGTATCGTTTATATGAAGAATTAAAAGCAAATAAATATCACACTATTTACACTAATAAATATATACCTCGAGATAAATTATTTTCAAAAGAAATAGATATTGAACATATTATTCCAAAAGCAAAACTATTTGATGATTCATTTTCAAATAAAACATTGGCTTTCAGAAAACCGAATCAAGATAAAGGAAACATGACAGCTATTGATTATATACTTTCTTATCAGAGTAAAGATATAGATAACTATAAATCAAGAATTGAGAATCTATTTAAAAATGGAAAAGGGGATATTAGTAAAGCAAAACGAAATAAATTATTAATGGAAGAAAAAGATATTCCAGATGGTTTTATTGATAGAGATTTACGAAATAGTCAATACATAGCAAAAAAAGCAAAACAATTATTAGAAGAAGTTATACGAACAGTAAACACTACAACAGGAAGTGTTACTAACAAATTACGTGATGACTGGGGCTTAATTAATGTGATGCAAGAATTAAATATGCCAAAATTCAAAGCGATTGATGAAAGTTTAATTGAACAAATAGAGAAAAAAGACGGAACGTTTAAAACAAGAATTAAAGATTGGAGTAAACGAAATGACCATCGTCACCATGCTATGGATGCTTTAACTGTTGCTTTTACAAGATACAATCACATTCAGTACCTTAATAATTTAAATGCAAAATCTGATAAAAAAGGAGCAATTTATGGTATTCAAGAATTAGAAACTTATGTTAATTCCAAAGGCAAACGAAAATTTATTAAGCCAATGCATAATTTTAGAGAAGAAGCCAAAAAACATATTGAAGATATTTTAATTTCATTTAAAGCAAAAAATAAAGTTGTAACCAAAAATATTAATAAGATTAAATCAAAAGATGGTTTTATTAAAAAAGTACAGTTAACACCAAGAGGGCAATTACATAAAGAAACAGTTTATGGAAAAATAAATGAAGTTGTTGTTAAAGAAGAAAAAATTAACGCAAAGTTTGATTTAGAAAAAATTAATAAAGTTACAAAACCTATTTATCGTAATGCTTTACTTAAACGATTACAAGAGTTTAATGGAGAGCCAAAAAAAGCATTTACAGGAAAAAATTCGTTGAGTAAAAATCCAATTTATTTAGATGTAGCACAAACAAAAACACTTCCTGAAAGTGTTAAAGTTCAATTTTTTGAAGAAAATTATACTATTAGAAAAGAAATATCACCTGATTTAAAAATAGATAAAATAATTGATAAAGGTATTCAGCGTATTTTATTGAAGCGTTTAGATGAATTTAATGGTAAACCAAAAGAAGCATTTTCAAACTTAGAAAAAAATCCAATTTGGTTAAATAAAGAAAAAGGTATTGCGATAAAACGTGTTAAAATAAAAGGGGTAAAAAATGTTGAGTCTTTGCATAATAAGAGAGACCATTTAGGAAATGAAATTTTACAAAAAGGGAAGAGTGCTCCAAATGATTATGTAAGTACAGGAAATAATCATCATGTCGCTATATACCAAGATAAAAATGGTAAACTTCAAGAAAAAGTAGTATCTTTTTATGAAGCAGTAGCACGTGTAAACAATAAATTACCGATAATAGACCAAGATTTCAATAAGGATTTGGGTTGGAAATTTTTATTTACAATGAAACAAAATGAAATGTTTGTATTTCCTTCAGAAGATTTTAAACCTCTTGAAACTGATTTAATGGATAAGAAGAATAACTCAAAAATAAGTAAAAACTTATTTAGAGTTCAGAAGTTAGGAAACAAAGATTATACCTTTAGGCATCATTTAGAAACAAAAATTGAAGATATAAAAAAGTTAAGAGATTTCACTTATATAAGAAAAAGAAACCCAGAATCAATAAAAAATATTATTAAAGTTAGAATTAATCATTTAGGTAATATTGTTCACGTAGGAGAATATTAATATGTAAAAAAATAATATGATTAAAAGAACCCTATTTTTCACTAATCCAGCATACTTAAGTACTAAAAACAATCAATTGGTTGTCAACTATCCCGATGATGATAAACCAACCAAAACAGTACCTATTGAAGATATTGGCATGTTGGTTTTAGAAAATCAACAAATAACAGTTACCAATGGTTTAATTTCTAAACTGGTTAAAAATAAAGCAGCAATAATCAATTGTGATTCCTTTCATTTACCAATAAGTCTATTACAACCTTTGATAGGTCATAGTGAACAGACTGAACGAATTAAACATCAATTAAATGCTAGTATTCCCCTAAAAAAGAATTTATGGCAACAGACTATATCTGCCAAAATTTATAATCAGGCTCAGTTTCTTGAAGAAAAAAACATTCCAAATCGTAAAATGTATAAATGGGCTACAGAAGTAAAAAGTGGTGATATTGAAAATCATGAGAGTAGAGCCGCAGTTTATTACTGGCAACACATATTGGGAATAGAAAATTTTACTAGAGCTCAAAAAGAAGTCGCACCAAACAATTTATTGAATTATGGATATGCTATTTTAAGAGCTATTACCGCACGAGCATTAGTAAGTAGTGGTATGTTGCCAAGTGTAGGTATTTTTCATCATAATAAATACAACGCTTTTTGCCTTGCCGATGATATTATGGAGCCCTATCGCATATATGTTGATGTTTTGGTAGATACTATTGTTGCTTCAGAAGAGAATTATGAAGAATTAACTACTCAGTTAAAAATGAGTTTGTTGCAATTGCCTACAATGGATGTTGTAATTGATGGTAATAAAAGTCCGTTGATGGTTGCAATGAGTAGAACAACCAATAGTTTATACGAATGCTTTGCAGGAATAAGTCGTAAAATTTTATATCCTGTATATTCATTTAAATAAAATGTTATTCCTGCGAAGGCAGGAATCTTTTTTCTTTAAAATAAATCAAATGGACAATCATTTTTCACGTTTAAATCAATATAGAAGTATGTGGGTTTTAGTATTTTTTGATTTACCAACCGAAACAAAAAAAGATAGAAGAGCCGCAACTAGGTTTAGAAAATCTTTATTGGATGATGGTTTTACGATGTTTCAATTTTCTATTTATATGCGTTTTTGTGCAAGTAGAGAAAATGCTGATGTACATACAAAGCGTGTAAAAGTGAGTTTACCAGAATTAGGAAAAGTAGGAGTAATGCAAATAACAGATAAACAATTTGGAATGATGCAATTATTTTACGGACAAAAACCTGCTGAATTGGAAAAACCTTCTCAACAATTGGAATTATTTTAATTAATAATAGTAATAAAATATTAATTCGAGGTATTCAAGAACAGTCTTTTTTTCGTGATAAAATAAATTTAATACTATTTGAAATGTCAGTTCGAGCGGACTTGAGAACACTATTTTATGATGAATAATAATATTGAAATATCAGTTAATGAGGAGTCGAGTCGAGAATGCTATTTTTTGATGTATAATAATATTGAAATGTCAGTTCGAGCGGAGTCGAGAACACTATTAGGAATAATAAACCATAACTAATTGGTAGTAATTCATTTGAACACTTATTAAAAATCCAATCCTGATACTTTACTTAATTCACAGTATATCAGTTTTTTAGATTTAAGTATACTGCGAATACTAAGTAAAAATACAATTTTGAAAGCAATTCACAACCAGAGGGTTATAGAACTTTAGAGCGACAAAACTGCGAATACTAAGTAAAAATACAATTTTGAAAGCAATTCACAACTTTTTTGTCCGCATAAAATCAATAAATGGACTGCGAATACTAAGTAAAAATACAATTTTGAAAGCAATTCACAACTTCATCCAAGGGCAATGAAAAAGGTAGTGACTGCGAATACTAAGTAAAAATACAATTTTGAAAGCAATTCACAACGAAGAAACATGATGGCCTTTGTAAAAACTACTGCGAATACTAAGTAAAAATACAATTTTGAAAGCAATTCACAACACATATTCAATAATTACTGCTCCAAATTCTACTGCGAATACTAAGTAAAAATACAATTTTGAAAGCAATTCACAACGATAAAGAATTAGCACAAATTGATGAAAAAACTGCGAATACTAAGTAAAAATACAATTTTGAAAGCAATTCACAACTTGTCATGCGTGTAGTTATTGTCTCCACTTACTGCGAATACTAAGTAAAAATACAATTTTGAAAGCAATTCACAACTGTTCTGCAAATCTAATTGCCCTATTAATACTGCGAATACTAAGTAAAAATACAATTTTGAAAGCAATTCACAACGATGCGTTAATTTCTGTTTCATTATTATTTACTGCGAATACTAAGTAAAAATACAATTTTGAAAGCAATTCACAACCCAAACAGTACAGGAGACTCTAATTTTACACTGCGAATACTAAGTAAAAATACAATTTTGAAAGCAATTCACAACGCACCAAGAACTATCACTATTTACAGTTCACTGCGAATACTAAGTAAAAATACAATTTTGAAAGCAATTCACAACAGAGCTGTCCTAGAATACCCCTGTCCGTTTACTGCGAATACTAAGTAAAAATACAATTTTGAAAGCAATTCACAACGAACCTATTAATATAAATAAAGTTGCTGTAACTGCGAATACTAAGTAAAAATACAATTTTGAAAGCAATTCACAACCTACTTGTGATATCATAATATCCGTCGTTGACTGCGAATACTAAGTAAAAATACAATTTTGAAAGCAATTCACAACATGCCACCGCAGCCATAATTGCAGTAGTATACTGCGAATACTAAGTAAAAATACAATTTTGAAAGCAATTCACAACTACTATATGGCTTATATTTTTATTCCAATAACTGCGAATACTAAGTAAAAATACAATTTTGAAAGCAATTCACAACACGGCTCAAACACGTAACAATTATCTATTTACTGCGAATACTAAGTAAAAATACAATTTTGAAAGCAATTCACAACGATTCGATCGCGTGTTTCACTTCTTTCATACTGCGAATACTAAGTAAAAATACAATTTTGAAAGCAATTCACAACGGATAAAGTAAACGGAACAACTGATTTTGACTGCGAATACTAAGTAAAAATACAATTTTGAAAGCAATTCACAACGCCTATAAAATATCTTACTTTCAACAAGCAACTGCGAATACTAAGTAAAAATACAATTTTGAAAGCAATTCACAACATGTCGTCAATTGGGTCTTCTCCATCTTCACTGCGAATACTAAGTAAAAATACAATTTTGAAAGCAATTCACAACCTGCTGCCGAAAGCACAGATAAAAAAGTACACTGCGAATACTAAGTAAAAATACAATTTTGAAAGCAATTCACAACAATAATAGATGTTTATACAACTCATCAATAACTGCGAATACTAAGTAAAAATACAATTTTGAAAGCAATTCACAACTTGTTAATTTTTGTTACTGGTGTCATCCTTACTGCGAATACTAAGTAAAAATACAATTTTGAAAGCAATTCACAACAAGCCATTTATTGTCTAAAAATATTTTTGGACTGCGAATACTAAGTAAAAATACAATTTTGAAAGCAATTCACAACTAAAATCAATTCGATTTTAACTTTGTCCATACTGCGAATACTAAGTAAAAA contains:
- a CDS encoding 4Fe-4S dicluster domain-containing protein yields the protein MAIIITDECINCGACEPECPNNAIYEGAEDWTYAEGTELTGNVVLPNGNEVNADEAQEPVDDEVYFIVPDKCTECLGFHEEPQCAAVCPVDCCVPDEDHVETEDELLAKKAFMHDE
- the cas1 gene encoding type II CRISPR-associated endonuclease Cas1 gives rise to the protein MIKRTLFFTNPAYLSTKNNQLVVNYPDDDKPTKTVPIEDIGMLVLENQQITVTNGLISKLVKNKAAIINCDSFHLPISLLQPLIGHSEQTERIKHQLNASIPLKKNLWQQTISAKIYNQAQFLEEKNIPNRKMYKWATEVKSGDIENHESRAAVYYWQHILGIENFTRAQKEVAPNNLLNYGYAILRAITARALVSSGMLPSVGIFHHNKYNAFCLADDIMEPYRIYVDVLVDTIVASEENYEELTTQLKMSLLQLPTMDVVIDGNKSPLMVAMSRTTNSLYECFAGISRKILYPVYSFK
- the cas9 gene encoding type II CRISPR RNA-guided endonuclease Cas9 (Cas9, originally named Csn1, is the large, multifunctional signature protein of type II CRISPR/Cas systems. It is well known even to general audiences because its RNA-guided endonuclease activity has made it a popular tool for custom editing of eukaryotic genomes.), which translates into the protein MKRILGLDLGTASIGWALVNESENEKEKSEIIKLGVRVNPLTTDEQTDFEKGRPLSVNADRTLKRGARRNLQRFKQRRKNLIEILIKKGFITNISLLTEIGSNTTYQTLELRAKSVKEKIEKEEFARVLLTINKKRGYKSSRKAKNDEEGSLIDGMSVAKELYDNNLTVGQYVYQLLEKGGKYIPDFYRSDLQNEFDVIWNFQKEFYPNILTGELYKKLQGQGQQNSRKLFLAIHQIYTAENKGKRDTVKKQHYKWRNDAINTQLLIEEVAYVLVEINNNLNKSSGYLGAISDRSKELYFNKETVGENLYKQIQENPQTSLKNQVFYRQDYLDEFEQIWETQAKFYSELTKELKEEVRDVVIFYQRKLKSQKHLISECEFEKHHKAIPKSSPLFQEFKIWQILNNIEFKHKKTKELKILSEELKETLFEELNIRGNFTSDAVLKFVKLDKKEWELNYKKGIEGNRTNEVLYNVYQKIAEYEGYGFDWSKKSAVEIKEELNTIFSEIGINSKILDFNPEISGNDFDKQESYQLWHLLYSAEEDGFLKQKLQDKYGFKSEYANMLANVSFQSDYGSLSARAIKKILPNLIAGHEFSEACSLSGYNHSNSLTKEELANRPLKGKLELLKKNSLRNPVVEKILNQMVNLVNQVIESYGEIDEVRIELARELKKSAQERALMTTNINASKTKYESFRKLLQKDFGIKNPTRNDIIKYRLYEELKANKYHTIYTNKYIPRDKLFSKEIDIEHIIPKAKLFDDSFSNKTLAFRKPNQDKGNMTAIDYILSYQSKDIDNYKSRIENLFKNGKGDISKAKRNKLLMEEKDIPDGFIDRDLRNSQYIAKKAKQLLEEVIRTVNTTTGSVTNKLRDDWGLINVMQELNMPKFKAIDESLIEQIEKKDGTFKTRIKDWSKRNDHRHHAMDALTVAFTRYNHIQYLNNLNAKSDKKGAIYGIQELETYVNSKGKRKFIKPMHNFREEAKKHIEDILISFKAKNKVVTKNINKIKSKDGFIKKVQLTPRGQLHKETVYGKINEVVVKEEKINAKFDLEKINKVTKPIYRNALLKRLQEFNGEPKKAFTGKNSLSKNPIYLDVAQTKTLPESVKVQFFEENYTIRKEISPDLKIDKIIDKGIQRILLKRLDEFNGKPKEAFSNLEKNPIWLNKEKGIAIKRVKIKGVKNVESLHNKRDHLGNEILQKGKSAPNDYVSTGNNHHVAIYQDKNGKLQEKVVSFYEAVARVNNKLPIIDQDFNKDLGWKFLFTMKQNEMFVFPSEDFKPLETDLMDKKNNSKISKNLFRVQKLGNKDYTFRHHLETKIEDIKKLRDFTYIRKRNPESIKNIIKVRINHLGNIVHVGEY
- the cas2 gene encoding CRISPR-associated endonuclease Cas2 codes for the protein MDNHFSRLNQYRSMWVLVFFDLPTETKKDRRAATRFRKSLLDDGFTMFQFSIYMRFCASRENADVHTKRVKVSLPELGKVGVMQITDKQFGMMQLFYGQKPAELEKPSQQLELF